A stretch of the Flavobacterium aquiphilum genome encodes the following:
- a CDS encoding GIY-YIG nuclease family protein, whose amino-acid sequence MAKSLDDIFNDDDFGLLESKEKQHFVRTDEDRLIDSFEEINMFFEKNKREPSTSSMSEYSLCSRLKEFRNNEQKKAILKAFDRFNLLGAFELKMGSIDDILNDDTFGLLEDEGDTSIFEFKYTPKGPSRANADYIAQRKSMNEREFKKYELMFQQVHKDLKEGKRKLLDFTNAEDNLIEGNFYLVDGILAYLEVSNAEKILKENKSGDRIRLEGRTVTVFENGTVSNMLFRSLGKAIQKNGKIITNRNEDMYNQLQQNFGAVGEEDIQSGWIYVLKSKSENPEIKKIEHLYKIGFSKNPIKERIKNASNEATYLFADVEIVASYNCYSLNVQAFESLLHRFFAEVCLNIDLYHKSGNRFIPREWFKVPLIVIDEVIELILNQNIVNYKYDFRKAKIILK is encoded by the coding sequence ATGGCTAAGAGTTTAGACGATATTTTTAATGATGATGATTTTGGTTTATTAGAATCAAAAGAAAAACAACACTTTGTCCGAACAGACGAAGATCGTTTAATCGATTCTTTTGAAGAAATTAATATGTTTTTTGAAAAGAATAAAAGAGAGCCTTCCACGTCTTCTATGTCTGAATATTCGTTGTGTTCCCGACTTAAAGAATTTAGAAATAATGAGCAAAAGAAAGCTATCCTAAAAGCTTTTGATCGATTTAATTTATTGGGTGCTTTTGAACTAAAAATGGGATCCATCGATGATATTTTAAATGATGATACTTTTGGCTTATTAGAAGATGAAGGAGATACTTCAATTTTTGAATTTAAATACACCCCAAAAGGACCTAGCAGAGCTAACGCCGATTATATTGCACAACGAAAGTCGATGAATGAAAGGGAATTTAAAAAATATGAACTCATGTTTCAACAGGTTCACAAAGATTTAAAAGAAGGCAAACGAAAACTTCTTGATTTTACTAATGCAGAAGATAATTTGATTGAAGGGAATTTTTATTTAGTAGATGGAATACTGGCTTATCTTGAAGTTTCTAATGCTGAGAAGATTTTAAAAGAAAATAAATCCGGTGATAGGATACGCTTAGAAGGACGAACGGTTACCGTATTTGAAAATGGAACTGTTTCCAACATGTTATTTAGATCTTTGGGTAAAGCCATTCAAAAAAACGGAAAAATTATCACCAATAGAAATGAAGATATGTATAACCAATTACAGCAAAATTTTGGTGCTGTTGGCGAAGAGGATATACAAAGTGGCTGGATTTATGTTTTGAAATCGAAATCAGAAAACCCAGAAATAAAAAAAATAGAGCATCTTTATAAAATTGGATTTTCTAAAAATCCTATAAAAGAGCGTATAAAAAATGCTTCAAATGAAGCTACCTATTTATTTGCAGATGTAGAAATTGTTGCTTCTTACAACTGTTATAGTTTAAATGTTCAGGCTTTTGAAAGTCTTTTGCATCGTTTTTTTGCTGAGGTTTGTTTGAATATTGATTTATATCATAAATCTGGAAATAGATTTATACCCAGAGAATGGTTTAAGGTTCCTTTAATAGTTATTGACGAAGTGATTGAGTTGATACTAAATCAAAATATCGTTAACTATAAATATGATTTTAGAAAGGCTAAGATTATCTTAAAATAA
- a CDS encoding OsmC family peroxiredoxin: protein MKRNATAVWNGSLMEGAGKLTTQSTTLVNTQYSFKSRFAEGVGTNPEELVAAAHAGCFTMQLTAFIGETAAVIDNIETKCEINLVEGTIIGSHLTVNAKISSITNEVFQELVTKAENNCPISKLFNTKITSEATLV, encoded by the coding sequence ATGAAAAGAAATGCAACTGCAGTTTGGAATGGTTCCTTGATGGAAGGAGCCGGTAAATTAACTACGCAAAGTACAACTTTGGTAAATACTCAATATTCATTCAAATCCCGATTTGCCGAGGGAGTTGGAACCAATCCGGAAGAACTTGTCGCGGCGGCTCATGCGGGATGTTTTACCATGCAGCTTACCGCTTTTATTGGTGAGACCGCAGCAGTAATTGATAACATTGAAACAAAATGTGAGATTAACTTGGTTGAAGGAACCATTATCGGTTCTCATTTGACGGTTAATGCTAAAATAAGTAGTATTACAAATGAAGTATTCCAAGAATTGGTTACGAAAGCCGAAAATAATTGCCCGATTTCAAAATTATTCAACACCAAAATTACTTCCGAAGCTACTTTGGTTTAA
- a CDS encoding AI-2E family transporter, with protein sequence MTPTPSDFYRKTSTLEIFQYLFIALVILYFGRSLFIPLSFALLISFLLYPVCRWLEQKGMNKSIAIGLSLVSVLFIFIAILYLLFAQIIEFSNEWESLEVKFEETLNQWSAFLTNQFGINEEKQLNYIKNVLTNSGSQVFSLLKNTVYSFSESLFYLLIIPIFSALILFYRQLLVQALYHIFPLDKKEMIHEIILETIQEYYKFIKGMLAVYLIVGILNSIGLAIIGVPYPFLFGFTASILTFIPYIGIMVSSLLPITVAWITFNSIWYPIGVIAVFSLVQVLEAYIIFPYAVGSRLKINTLAILIMVIAGGILWGAAGMILFIPFISILKLLANRTESLKPLSLLLSDGKSKK encoded by the coding sequence ATGACTCCTACTCCATCTGATTTTTACAGAAAAACTTCGACTCTCGAAATTTTTCAATATTTGTTTATTGCATTGGTGATTTTATATTTTGGAAGATCACTGTTCATTCCGTTAAGTTTTGCGTTACTGATTAGTTTTTTACTTTATCCCGTTTGCAGATGGCTAGAACAAAAAGGAATGAACAAAAGCATTGCGATTGGACTTTCTTTAGTAAGTGTCCTATTTATATTTATAGCGATTTTATACTTACTTTTTGCCCAAATAATAGAGTTTTCGAATGAATGGGAAAGCTTGGAAGTGAAATTTGAAGAAACCTTAAATCAGTGGAGTGCCTTTTTAACGAATCAGTTTGGAATAAATGAAGAAAAGCAACTGAATTATATTAAAAATGTTTTGACCAACTCAGGGTCTCAAGTTTTCTCACTGCTTAAAAACACGGTATATTCTTTCTCTGAATCACTGTTCTACCTTTTAATAATTCCTATTTTTTCTGCACTCATCTTATTTTACCGTCAATTATTGGTTCAGGCGCTCTACCACATTTTTCCTTTGGACAAAAAAGAAATGATTCACGAAATTATCTTAGAAACCATTCAAGAATATTACAAATTTATAAAAGGGATGTTGGCTGTTTACTTGATAGTAGGAATTTTGAATAGCATTGGGCTTGCGATTATTGGTGTTCCCTATCCGTTTCTTTTTGGGTTCACCGCTTCCATACTTACATTCATACCCTACATTGGTATCATGGTTTCTTCATTATTACCAATCACGGTAGCATGGATCACATTTAATTCTATTTGGTATCCCATTGGAGTCATTGCCGTCTTTTCGTTGGTACAAGTATTGGAAGCTTATATCATATTTCCATATGCAGTTGGAAGCCGCTTAAAAATTAATACGCTGGCAATTTTGATAATGGTTATTGCCGGTGGGATATTATGGGGAGCGGCAGGAATGATTCTATTTATACCTTTTATAAGCATTTTGAAACTTTTGGCAAACCGAACCGAAAGCCTTAAACCCTTATCTTTATTACTTAGTGATGGAAAGTCAAAAAAATAA
- a CDS encoding alpha/beta hydrolase, with product MKKKIKILRLIWITFGLCFFLWIVFSYQTKGVDEAVLESNSVIQVENTSDIISFTPKKGFQKVFIFFPGAMVAADAYAPLCLKIAENGYKSIIIKMPWRLPSYGYNKPKEMNLFEDNTKEYILAGHSKGGMMAAKFVYENPKLIDKLILLGTTHPRDFDLSKSAIPIMKIYGSNDGVADTKAINQNRPKLPPSTKYVLIKGGNHSQFGYYGSQLGDNEASISREEQQKIILNSILTFIK from the coding sequence ATGAAGAAAAAAATAAAAATATTGAGATTGATTTGGATCACATTTGGCCTCTGCTTTTTTCTCTGGATAGTTTTTTCGTATCAAACCAAAGGAGTTGATGAAGCGGTTCTTGAAAGCAATTCTGTTATTCAAGTAGAAAATACAAGCGATATTATCTCTTTTACTCCTAAAAAAGGTTTCCAAAAAGTTTTTATTTTTTTCCCTGGCGCTATGGTAGCTGCTGATGCCTACGCTCCTCTTTGCCTTAAAATAGCCGAAAACGGCTATAAAAGCATTATCATAAAAATGCCTTGGCGACTTCCTTCATACGGCTATAACAAACCAAAAGAAATGAACCTCTTCGAGGATAATACCAAAGAATATATTTTGGCAGGACATTCCAAAGGCGGAATGATGGCAGCTAAATTTGTTTATGAAAACCCAAAATTGATCGACAAATTGATTTTACTGGGCACAACACATCCGAGGGATTTTGACCTTTCCAAATCGGCGATTCCAATTATGAAAATATATGGTTCCAATGATGGTGTTGCCGACACAAAAGCAATTAACCAAAATAGACCCAAATTGCCACCTAGCACCAAATATGTTTTAATTAAAGGCGGAAACCATTCGCAATTTGGTTATTATGGCTCACAACTGGGAGACAATGAAGCAAGCATCAGCAGGGAAGAACAGCAAAAAATAATTTTGAATTCGATTTTGACGTTTATTAAATAG